Within Pseudomonas tructae, the genomic segment GCCTGCTGCTGGTGGACATCGACAACTTCAAGCGGATCAACGACAGCCTCGGCCACCAGACCGGTGACAAGCTGCTGATCAGCCTGGCCCGGCGCCTGCGCAACAGCCTGAGCCCCGGGGGTAGCCTGGCGCGCTTTGCCAGTAATGAATTTGCCGTACTGCTTGAAGACACCGACCTGGAAAACGGCCAGCAGGTTGCCCAACAACTGCTGCGCACCCTCGACAAGCCGATGTTCGTCGACAATCAGTTGATCAACGTCACTGGCTCCGTGGGCCTGGCCTGCGCGCCGTTGCATGGCCGCGACCCGCAGACCCTGATGAAGAACGCAGGCCTGGCCTTGCACAAGGCCAAAGCCAATGGCAAGCACCAGGTCCAGGTATTCACCGAGGCGCTGAACGCCGAGGCCAGCTACAAGCTGTTCGTCGAGAACAACCTGCGCCGCGCCCTGACCCAGAACGAGCTGGACGTGTTCTACCAGCCCAAGCTGTGCCTGCGCAGCGGCCGCCTGCTGGGCCTGGAAGCACTGTTGCGCTGGAACCACCCGGAAAAGGGCATGATCCGCCCCGACCAGTTCATCAGCGTCGCTGAAGAGACCGGGTTGATCATCCCCATCGGCAAATGGATCGCCCGCCAGGCCTGCCGCATGAGCCAGAAGTTGCGCACCGAAGGCCTGGGCAACCTGCAAGTGGCGATCAACCTTTCGCCCAAGCAGTTTTCCGACCCGGACCTGGTTGCCTCGATCGCCAATATCCTCAAGGAAGAGGCCCTGCCTCCGCACCTGCTGGAGCTGGAGCTGACCGAGGGCCTGCTGCTCGAAGCCACCGAAGACACCCACCGCCAGCTCGACCAGCTCAAGCAACTGGGCCTGACCCTGGCCATGGACGACTTCGGCACCGGCTACTCGTCGCTGAGCTACCTGAAGAAATTCCCGATCGACATCATCAAGATCGATCGCAGTTTCATTCATGAAATCCCCGACAACCAGGACGACATGGAAATCACCTCGGCGGTGGTGGCCATGGCCCACAACCTCAAGCTCAAGGTGGTTGCCGAAGGCATCGAGACCGCCGAGCAACTGGCGTTCTTGCGTCGTCACCGCTGTGATGTCGGCCAGGGCTACCTGTTCGATCGACCGATTCCGGGCAGTGAGCTGATCGACAAGCTCAAACGCTATCCGCGTGGCCCTATCGCCTGACAGCGGCGTTTCTCTCGGGCAATATAGGCTCATTCGGCCGCCATCGCGGGGCAAGCCCGCTCCCACAGACCCACGATGGGGCCAGCCTTGCCTACCCCAATCAGCAGAGGAACGATCATGGTCCTGCGCTCGGAGATCCTGGTGAACAAAAACGTCCTGCCTACCGCGGAACAGGCATTGCCTGGCCGTGAAACCCCAATGACCCTGCCTGAGAAGCACTTCGTCTTCAATGAAACCCCGCTGCTCGGCCCATTCTTCGAAAACGTCGACTTCGCCATCTTCGGCCTGGGCTGCTTCTGGGGTGCCGAGCGGCGCTTCTGGCAACGTGAAGGCGTGGTCAGCACCGTGGTCGGCTACGCCGGCGGCTTTACTCCCAACCCGACCTACGAAGAAGTCTGCTCGGGCCTGACCGGCCACACCGAAGTGGTGCTGGTGGTGTTCGACAAGGACAAGGTCAGCTACAACGAGCTGCTGGCGATGTTCTGGGAACTGCA encodes:
- the msrA gene encoding peptide-methionine (S)-S-oxide reductase MsrA, whose product is MVLRSEILVNKNVLPTAEQALPGRETPMTLPEKHFVFNETPLLGPFFENVDFAIFGLGCFWGAERRFWQREGVVSTVVGYAGGFTPNPTYEEVCSGLTGHTEVVLVVFDKDKVSYNELLAMFWELHNPTQGMRQGNDIGTQYRSVIYCTSPEQLQQAQASKAAYQAELSKAGFGEITTEIDQAPTVYFAEAYHQQYLAKNPEGYCGIGGTGVCLPPSLQGN